One genomic segment of Anguilla anguilla isolate fAngAng1 chromosome 2, fAngAng1.pri, whole genome shotgun sequence includes these proteins:
- the LOC118219963 gene encoding zinc finger protein 2 homolog isoform X5, with product MMQAGVCLRQDTETILPELTEQHRIRQEEEELSGLESVHMAELETECAAPGLDTLESECVTAHSRVSDVHHTHTSLIKIETDLGCTHTRDLKTETLDSTELGYLTHLHPDQIKKETDDGEYLKAEHISDVHNMNCVLIKSDEMKCESSESLVTDLINTVMNGAAVNLSDKTEPWQCAGEPNPNCIKEETHDLLTQCGDLKSENKIFQKGTNSSNKRIHCQGTNEPMIITSSKNPSHLNLLQNKTFNRSKGQMDTGERPYECTQCEKCFSRKSDLNSHVRIHRKLHKCSQCEKCFSKISHFNAHLRIHTGEKPYTCSDCGKSFSTISCLNIHQRIHTGEKPYKCTQCGKCFSSFSAFNLHKMIHTGEKPFKCPQCGKCFSAVSQLTIHQRVHTGEKPYKCVQCGKCFSTNSTLNQHLRIHTGKMLYKCTQCDKRFNLKSYLYGHLKIHTGEKPHKCTHCEKCFRTNFALSVHMRVHTGEKPYKCIQCGKCFARSSAFNVHKMIHTGEKPYVCSQCGKCYVTTSHLKRHQRIHSGEKPYICSHCGKCFLCTSHLNRHKRIHVGEKS from the coding sequence ATGATGcaggcaggagtctgtctgagacaggaTACTGAGACAATactaccagagctcactgagcagcacaggatcagacaggaagaagaggaacttagtggactggagtctgtccaCATGGCAGAGTTAGAAACAGAGTGTGCTGCACCAGGACTCGACACACTGGAGTcagagtgtgttacagcacacagcagggtcagtgatgtacaccacacacacacatcactgattaaaatagaaactgatctgggctgcacacacactagGGATCTTAAGACAGAGACCCTAGACAGTACAGAGCTGGGATATTTAACCCATCTGCATCCTGACCAAATCAAAAAGGAGACTGATGATGGAGAATACCTTAAGGCCGAACACATCAGTGACGTGCACAATATGAATTGTGTTCTTATTAAATCTGATGAAATGAAGTGTGAATCCAGTGAAAGTTTAGTGACTGATCTCATAAATACTGTGATGAATGGAGCTGCTGTTAATCTCAGTGACAAGACTGAACCGTGGCAGTGTGCAGGAGAGCCAAACCCAAACTGTATAAAAGAAGAAACTCATGATCTGCTGACCCAATGTGGGGACTTAAAGAGTGAAAATAAGATTTTCCAGAAAGGTACAAACAGTAGCAACAAACGTATACATTGTCAGGGAACTAATGAACCCATGATAATTACCTCAAGTAAAAACCCAAGCCATTTGAATTTATTGCAAAACAAGACATTTAATAGAAGTAAAGGGCAGATGGATACAGGTGAAAGACCGTATGAGTGTACgcagtgtgagaagtgttttagtAGAAAGTCTGatttaaattcacatgtgaGAATTCATAGAAAGCTCCACAAATGTAGTCAATGTGAGAAGTGCTTTTCCAAAATATCTCATTTCAATGCACATCTGAGAATTCATactggtgaaaagccctacacaTGTTCTGATTGTGGGAAAAGCTTTTCTACAATATCTTGTTTAAATAttcaccagagaattcatacaggtgaaaagccctacaaatgtactcagtgtgggaagtgtttttcctcatttagTGCTTTCAATCTCCACAAGATGATTCATACCGGTGAAAAGCCCTTCAAGTGtcctcagtgtgggaagtgcttttccgCAGTATCTCAATTAACTATCCACCAGAGagttcatacaggtgaaaagccctacaaatgtgttcagtgtgggaagtgctttagTACAAATTCTACTTTAAACCAACatctgagaattcatacaggtaaAATGTTGtacaagtgtacacagtgtgacaAGCGTTTTAATCTAAAATCTTATTTATATGGACACCTGAAAATTCATACTGGTGAAAAGCCTCACAAGTGTACACATTGTGAAAAGTGTTTTCGTACAAACTTTGCTTTAAGTGTACACATGCGagttcatacaggtgaaaagccatacaaatgtattcagtgtggaAAATGCTTTGCCCGATCCAGTGCATTTAATGTACACAAGATGATTCATACAGGCGAGAAGCCCTATgtatgttctcagtgtgggaagtgctatGTGACCACAAGTCATTTGAAACGCCACCAAAGaattcattcaggtgaaaagccctacataTGCTCTcattgtgggaagtgctttttgTGCACAAGTCATTTAAATCGCCATAAGAGAATTCATGTAGGTGAAAAGTCATAG
- the LOC118219963 gene encoding oocyte zinc finger protein XlCOF22-like isoform X2: MNQLIELKKKDDEKEKKSAITHRREELHFCTPLSSSMMQAELCLRRDTETTLPELTEQHRTRQKEEELSGLESVHMAESETECAGPGLNTLEPVCVTPHSGELYFCSPLSSSMMQAGVCLRQDTETILPELTEQHRIRQEEEELSGLESVHMAELETECAAPGLDTLESECVTAHSRVSDVHHTHTSLIKIETDLGCTHTRDLKTETLDSTELGYLTHLHPDQIKKETDDGEYLKAEHISDVHNMNCVLIKSDEMKCESSESLVTDLINTVMNGAAVNLSDKTEPWQCAGEPNPNCIKEETHDLLTQCGDLKSENKIFQKGTNSSNKRIHCQGTNEPMIITSSKNPSHLNLLQNKTFNRSKGQMDTGERPYECTQCEKCFSRKSDLNSHVRIHRKLHKCSQCEKCFSKISHFNAHLRIHTGEKPYTCSDCGKSFSTISCLNIHQRIHTGEKPYKCTQCGKCFSSFSAFNLHKMIHTGEKPFKCPQCGKCFSAVSQLTIHQRVHTGEKPYKCVQCGKCFSTNSTLNQHLRIHTGKMLYKCTQCDKRFNLKSYLYGHLKIHTGEKPHKCTHCEKCFRTNFALSVHMRVHTGEKPYKCIQCGKCFARSSAFNVHKMIHTGEKPYVCSQCGKCYVTTSHLKRHQRIHSGEKPYICSHCGKCFLCTSHLNRHKRIHVGEKS, from the exons GAGCTGCACTTCTGCACACCTTTGAGCAGCAGTATGATGCAGGCAGAACTCTGTCTGAGACGggacactgagacaacactaccagagctcactgagcagcacaggaccagacagaaagaagaggaactcagtggactggagtctgtccacatggcagagtcagagacagagtgtgctgGACCAGGACTCAATACATTGGAGCCAGTGTGTGTTACACCACACAGtggg GAGCTGTACTTCTGCTCACCTTTGAGCAGCAGTATGATGcaggcaggagtctgtctgagacaggaTACTGAGACAATactaccagagctcactgagcagcacaggatcagacaggaagaagaggaacttagtggactggagtctgtccaCATGGCAGAGTTAGAAACAGAGTGTGCTGCACCAGGACTCGACACACTGGAGTcagagtgtgttacagcacacagcagggtcagtgatgtacaccacacacacacatcactgattaaaatagaaactgatctgggctgcacacacactagGGATCTTAAGACAGAGACCCTAGACAGTACAGAGCTGGGATATTTAACCCATCTGCATCCTGACCAAATCAAAAAGGAGACTGATGATGGAGAATACCTTAAGGCCGAACACATCAGTGACGTGCACAATATGAATTGTGTTCTTATTAAATCTGATGAAATGAAGTGTGAATCCAGTGAAAGTTTAGTGACTGATCTCATAAATACTGTGATGAATGGAGCTGCTGTTAATCTCAGTGACAAGACTGAACCGTGGCAGTGTGCAGGAGAGCCAAACCCAAACTGTATAAAAGAAGAAACTCATGATCTGCTGACCCAATGTGGGGACTTAAAGAGTGAAAATAAGATTTTCCAGAAAGGTACAAACAGTAGCAACAAACGTATACATTGTCAGGGAACTAATGAACCCATGATAATTACCTCAAGTAAAAACCCAAGCCATTTGAATTTATTGCAAAACAAGACATTTAATAGAAGTAAAGGGCAGATGGATACAGGTGAAAGACCGTATGAGTGTACgcagtgtgagaagtgttttagtAGAAAGTCTGatttaaattcacatgtgaGAATTCATAGAAAGCTCCACAAATGTAGTCAATGTGAGAAGTGCTTTTCCAAAATATCTCATTTCAATGCACATCTGAGAATTCATactggtgaaaagccctacacaTGTTCTGATTGTGGGAAAAGCTTTTCTACAATATCTTGTTTAAATAttcaccagagaattcatacaggtgaaaagccctacaaatgtactcagtgtgggaagtgtttttcctcatttagTGCTTTCAATCTCCACAAGATGATTCATACCGGTGAAAAGCCCTTCAAGTGtcctcagtgtgggaagtgcttttccgCAGTATCTCAATTAACTATCCACCAGAGagttcatacaggtgaaaagccctacaaatgtgttcagtgtgggaagtgctttagTACAAATTCTACTTTAAACCAACatctgagaattcatacaggtaaAATGTTGtacaagtgtacacagtgtgacaAGCGTTTTAATCTAAAATCTTATTTATATGGACACCTGAAAATTCATACTGGTGAAAAGCCTCACAAGTGTACACATTGTGAAAAGTGTTTTCGTACAAACTTTGCTTTAAGTGTACACATGCGagttcatacaggtgaaaagccatacaaatgtattcagtgtggaAAATGCTTTGCCCGATCCAGTGCATTTAATGTACACAAGATGATTCATACAGGCGAGAAGCCCTATgtatgttctcagtgtgggaagtgctatGTGACCACAAGTCATTTGAAACGCCACCAAAGaattcattcaggtgaaaagccctacataTGCTCTcattgtgggaagtgctttttgTGCACAAGTCATTTAAATCGCCATAAGAGAATTCATGTAGGTGAAAAGTCATAG
- the LOC118219963 gene encoding zinc finger protein 2 homolog isoform X4: MHPLMFVNHQLIELKKKDDEKEKKSAITHRREELYFCSPLSSSMMQAGVCLRQDTETILPELTEQHRIRQEEEELSGLESVHMAELETECAAPGLDTLESECVTAHSRVSDVHHTHTSLIKIETDLGCTHTRDLKTETLDSTELGYLTHLHPDQIKKETDDGEYLKAEHISDVHNMNCVLIKSDEMKCESSESLVTDLINTVMNGAAVNLSDKTEPWQCAGEPNPNCIKEETHDLLTQCGDLKSENKIFQKGTNSSNKRIHCQGTNEPMIITSSKNPSHLNLLQNKTFNRSKGQMDTGERPYECTQCEKCFSRKSDLNSHVRIHRKLHKCSQCEKCFSKISHFNAHLRIHTGEKPYTCSDCGKSFSTISCLNIHQRIHTGEKPYKCTQCGKCFSSFSAFNLHKMIHTGEKPFKCPQCGKCFSAVSQLTIHQRVHTGEKPYKCVQCGKCFSTNSTLNQHLRIHTGKMLYKCTQCDKRFNLKSYLYGHLKIHTGEKPHKCTHCEKCFRTNFALSVHMRVHTGEKPYKCIQCGKCFARSSAFNVHKMIHTGEKPYVCSQCGKCYVTTSHLKRHQRIHSGEKPYICSHCGKCFLCTSHLNRHKRIHVGEKS; the protein is encoded by the coding sequence GAGCTGTACTTCTGCTCACCTTTGAGCAGCAGTATGATGcaggcaggagtctgtctgagacaggaTACTGAGACAATactaccagagctcactgagcagcacaggatcagacaggaagaagaggaacttagtggactggagtctgtccaCATGGCAGAGTTAGAAACAGAGTGTGCTGCACCAGGACTCGACACACTGGAGTcagagtgtgttacagcacacagcagggtcagtgatgtacaccacacacacacatcactgattaaaatagaaactgatctgggctgcacacacactagGGATCTTAAGACAGAGACCCTAGACAGTACAGAGCTGGGATATTTAACCCATCTGCATCCTGACCAAATCAAAAAGGAGACTGATGATGGAGAATACCTTAAGGCCGAACACATCAGTGACGTGCACAATATGAATTGTGTTCTTATTAAATCTGATGAAATGAAGTGTGAATCCAGTGAAAGTTTAGTGACTGATCTCATAAATACTGTGATGAATGGAGCTGCTGTTAATCTCAGTGACAAGACTGAACCGTGGCAGTGTGCAGGAGAGCCAAACCCAAACTGTATAAAAGAAGAAACTCATGATCTGCTGACCCAATGTGGGGACTTAAAGAGTGAAAATAAGATTTTCCAGAAAGGTACAAACAGTAGCAACAAACGTATACATTGTCAGGGAACTAATGAACCCATGATAATTACCTCAAGTAAAAACCCAAGCCATTTGAATTTATTGCAAAACAAGACATTTAATAGAAGTAAAGGGCAGATGGATACAGGTGAAAGACCGTATGAGTGTACgcagtgtgagaagtgttttagtAGAAAGTCTGatttaaattcacatgtgaGAATTCATAGAAAGCTCCACAAATGTAGTCAATGTGAGAAGTGCTTTTCCAAAATATCTCATTTCAATGCACATCTGAGAATTCATactggtgaaaagccctacacaTGTTCTGATTGTGGGAAAAGCTTTTCTACAATATCTTGTTTAAATAttcaccagagaattcatacaggtgaaaagccctacaaatgtactcagtgtgggaagtgtttttcctcatttagTGCTTTCAATCTCCACAAGATGATTCATACCGGTGAAAAGCCCTTCAAGTGtcctcagtgtgggaagtgcttttccgCAGTATCTCAATTAACTATCCACCAGAGagttcatacaggtgaaaagccctacaaatgtgttcagtgtgggaagtgctttagTACAAATTCTACTTTAAACCAACatctgagaattcatacaggtaaAATGTTGtacaagtgtacacagtgtgacaAGCGTTTTAATCTAAAATCTTATTTATATGGACACCTGAAAATTCATACTGGTGAAAAGCCTCACAAGTGTACACATTGTGAAAAGTGTTTTCGTACAAACTTTGCTTTAAGTGTACACATGCGagttcatacaggtgaaaagccatacaaatgtattcagtgtggaAAATGCTTTGCCCGATCCAGTGCATTTAATGTACACAAGATGATTCATACAGGCGAGAAGCCCTATgtatgttctcagtgtgggaagtgctatGTGACCACAAGTCATTTGAAACGCCACCAAAGaattcattcaggtgaaaagccctacataTGCTCTcattgtgggaagtgctttttgTGCACAAGTCATTTAAATCGCCATAAGAGAATTCATGTAGGTGAAAAGTCATAG
- the LOC118219963 gene encoding oocyte zinc finger protein XlCOF22-like isoform X1, translated as MHPLMFVNHQLIELKKKDDEKEKKSAITHRREELHFCTPLSSSMMQAELCLRRDTETTLPELTEQHRTRQKEEELSGLESVHMAESETECAGPGLNTLEPVCVTPHSGELYFCSPLSSSMMQAGVCLRQDTETILPELTEQHRIRQEEEELSGLESVHMAELETECAAPGLDTLESECVTAHSRVSDVHHTHTSLIKIETDLGCTHTRDLKTETLDSTELGYLTHLHPDQIKKETDDGEYLKAEHISDVHNMNCVLIKSDEMKCESSESLVTDLINTVMNGAAVNLSDKTEPWQCAGEPNPNCIKEETHDLLTQCGDLKSENKIFQKGTNSSNKRIHCQGTNEPMIITSSKNPSHLNLLQNKTFNRSKGQMDTGERPYECTQCEKCFSRKSDLNSHVRIHRKLHKCSQCEKCFSKISHFNAHLRIHTGEKPYTCSDCGKSFSTISCLNIHQRIHTGEKPYKCTQCGKCFSSFSAFNLHKMIHTGEKPFKCPQCGKCFSAVSQLTIHQRVHTGEKPYKCVQCGKCFSTNSTLNQHLRIHTGKMLYKCTQCDKRFNLKSYLYGHLKIHTGEKPHKCTHCEKCFRTNFALSVHMRVHTGEKPYKCIQCGKCFARSSAFNVHKMIHTGEKPYVCSQCGKCYVTTSHLKRHQRIHSGEKPYICSHCGKCFLCTSHLNRHKRIHVGEKS; from the exons GAGCTGCACTTCTGCACACCTTTGAGCAGCAGTATGATGCAGGCAGAACTCTGTCTGAGACGggacactgagacaacactaccagagctcactgagcagcacaggaccagacagaaagaagaggaactcagtggactggagtctgtccacatggcagagtcagagacagagtgtgctgGACCAGGACTCAATACATTGGAGCCAGTGTGTGTTACACCACACAGtggg GAGCTGTACTTCTGCTCACCTTTGAGCAGCAGTATGATGcaggcaggagtctgtctgagacaggaTACTGAGACAATactaccagagctcactgagcagcacaggatcagacaggaagaagaggaacttagtggactggagtctgtccaCATGGCAGAGTTAGAAACAGAGTGTGCTGCACCAGGACTCGACACACTGGAGTcagagtgtgttacagcacacagcagggtcagtgatgtacaccacacacacacatcactgattaaaatagaaactgatctgggctgcacacacactagGGATCTTAAGACAGAGACCCTAGACAGTACAGAGCTGGGATATTTAACCCATCTGCATCCTGACCAAATCAAAAAGGAGACTGATGATGGAGAATACCTTAAGGCCGAACACATCAGTGACGTGCACAATATGAATTGTGTTCTTATTAAATCTGATGAAATGAAGTGTGAATCCAGTGAAAGTTTAGTGACTGATCTCATAAATACTGTGATGAATGGAGCTGCTGTTAATCTCAGTGACAAGACTGAACCGTGGCAGTGTGCAGGAGAGCCAAACCCAAACTGTATAAAAGAAGAAACTCATGATCTGCTGACCCAATGTGGGGACTTAAAGAGTGAAAATAAGATTTTCCAGAAAGGTACAAACAGTAGCAACAAACGTATACATTGTCAGGGAACTAATGAACCCATGATAATTACCTCAAGTAAAAACCCAAGCCATTTGAATTTATTGCAAAACAAGACATTTAATAGAAGTAAAGGGCAGATGGATACAGGTGAAAGACCGTATGAGTGTACgcagtgtgagaagtgttttagtAGAAAGTCTGatttaaattcacatgtgaGAATTCATAGAAAGCTCCACAAATGTAGTCAATGTGAGAAGTGCTTTTCCAAAATATCTCATTTCAATGCACATCTGAGAATTCATactggtgaaaagccctacacaTGTTCTGATTGTGGGAAAAGCTTTTCTACAATATCTTGTTTAAATAttcaccagagaattcatacaggtgaaaagccctacaaatgtactcagtgtgggaagtgtttttcctcatttagTGCTTTCAATCTCCACAAGATGATTCATACCGGTGAAAAGCCCTTCAAGTGtcctcagtgtgggaagtgcttttccgCAGTATCTCAATTAACTATCCACCAGAGagttcatacaggtgaaaagccctacaaatgtgttcagtgtgggaagtgctttagTACAAATTCTACTTTAAACCAACatctgagaattcatacaggtaaAATGTTGtacaagtgtacacagtgtgacaAGCGTTTTAATCTAAAATCTTATTTATATGGACACCTGAAAATTCATACTGGTGAAAAGCCTCACAAGTGTACACATTGTGAAAAGTGTTTTCGTACAAACTTTGCTTTAAGTGTACACATGCGagttcatacaggtgaaaagccatacaaatgtattcagtgtggaAAATGCTTTGCCCGATCCAGTGCATTTAATGTACACAAGATGATTCATACAGGCGAGAAGCCCTATgtatgttctcagtgtgggaagtgctatGTGACCACAAGTCATTTGAAACGCCACCAAAGaattcattcaggtgaaaagccctacataTGCTCTcattgtgggaagtgctttttgTGCACAAGTCATTTAAATCGCCATAAGAGAATTCATGTAGGTGAAAAGTCATAG
- the LOC118219963 gene encoding zinc finger protein 2 homolog isoform X3 codes for MMQAELCLRRDTETTLPELTEQHRTRQKEEELSGLESVHMAESETECAGPGLNTLEPVCVTPHSGELYFCSPLSSSMMQAGVCLRQDTETILPELTEQHRIRQEEEELSGLESVHMAELETECAAPGLDTLESECVTAHSRVSDVHHTHTSLIKIETDLGCTHTRDLKTETLDSTELGYLTHLHPDQIKKETDDGEYLKAEHISDVHNMNCVLIKSDEMKCESSESLVTDLINTVMNGAAVNLSDKTEPWQCAGEPNPNCIKEETHDLLTQCGDLKSENKIFQKGTNSSNKRIHCQGTNEPMIITSSKNPSHLNLLQNKTFNRSKGQMDTGERPYECTQCEKCFSRKSDLNSHVRIHRKLHKCSQCEKCFSKISHFNAHLRIHTGEKPYTCSDCGKSFSTISCLNIHQRIHTGEKPYKCTQCGKCFSSFSAFNLHKMIHTGEKPFKCPQCGKCFSAVSQLTIHQRVHTGEKPYKCVQCGKCFSTNSTLNQHLRIHTGKMLYKCTQCDKRFNLKSYLYGHLKIHTGEKPHKCTHCEKCFRTNFALSVHMRVHTGEKPYKCIQCGKCFARSSAFNVHKMIHTGEKPYVCSQCGKCYVTTSHLKRHQRIHSGEKPYICSHCGKCFLCTSHLNRHKRIHVGEKS; via the exons ATGATGCAGGCAGAACTCTGTCTGAGACGggacactgagacaacactaccagagctcactgagcagcacaggaccagacagaaagaagaggaactcagtggactggagtctgtccacatggcagagtcagagacagagtgtgctgGACCAGGACTCAATACATTGGAGCCAGTGTGTGTTACACCACACAGtggg GAGCTGTACTTCTGCTCACCTTTGAGCAGCAGTATGATGcaggcaggagtctgtctgagacaggaTACTGAGACAATactaccagagctcactgagcagcacaggatcagacaggaagaagaggaacttagtggactggagtctgtccaCATGGCAGAGTTAGAAACAGAGTGTGCTGCACCAGGACTCGACACACTGGAGTcagagtgtgttacagcacacagcagggtcagtgatgtacaccacacacacacatcactgattaaaatagaaactgatctgggctgcacacacactagGGATCTTAAGACAGAGACCCTAGACAGTACAGAGCTGGGATATTTAACCCATCTGCATCCTGACCAAATCAAAAAGGAGACTGATGATGGAGAATACCTTAAGGCCGAACACATCAGTGACGTGCACAATATGAATTGTGTTCTTATTAAATCTGATGAAATGAAGTGTGAATCCAGTGAAAGTTTAGTGACTGATCTCATAAATACTGTGATGAATGGAGCTGCTGTTAATCTCAGTGACAAGACTGAACCGTGGCAGTGTGCAGGAGAGCCAAACCCAAACTGTATAAAAGAAGAAACTCATGATCTGCTGACCCAATGTGGGGACTTAAAGAGTGAAAATAAGATTTTCCAGAAAGGTACAAACAGTAGCAACAAACGTATACATTGTCAGGGAACTAATGAACCCATGATAATTACCTCAAGTAAAAACCCAAGCCATTTGAATTTATTGCAAAACAAGACATTTAATAGAAGTAAAGGGCAGATGGATACAGGTGAAAGACCGTATGAGTGTACgcagtgtgagaagtgttttagtAGAAAGTCTGatttaaattcacatgtgaGAATTCATAGAAAGCTCCACAAATGTAGTCAATGTGAGAAGTGCTTTTCCAAAATATCTCATTTCAATGCACATCTGAGAATTCATactggtgaaaagccctacacaTGTTCTGATTGTGGGAAAAGCTTTTCTACAATATCTTGTTTAAATAttcaccagagaattcatacaggtgaaaagccctacaaatgtactcagtgtgggaagtgtttttcctcatttagTGCTTTCAATCTCCACAAGATGATTCATACCGGTGAAAAGCCCTTCAAGTGtcctcagtgtgggaagtgcttttccgCAGTATCTCAATTAACTATCCACCAGAGagttcatacaggtgaaaagccctacaaatgtgttcagtgtgggaagtgctttagTACAAATTCTACTTTAAACCAACatctgagaattcatacaggtaaAATGTTGtacaagtgtacacagtgtgacaAGCGTTTTAATCTAAAATCTTATTTATATGGACACCTGAAAATTCATACTGGTGAAAAGCCTCACAAGTGTACACATTGTGAAAAGTGTTTTCGTACAAACTTTGCTTTAAGTGTACACATGCGagttcatacaggtgaaaagccatacaaatgtattcagtgtggaAAATGCTTTGCCCGATCCAGTGCATTTAATGTACACAAGATGATTCATACAGGCGAGAAGCCCTATgtatgttctcagtgtgggaagtgctatGTGACCACAAGTCATTTGAAACGCCACCAAAGaattcattcaggtgaaaagccctacataTGCTCTcattgtgggaagtgctttttgTGCACAAGTCATTTAAATCGCCATAAGAGAATTCATGTAGGTGAAAAGTCATAG